Proteins encoded together in one Desulfosporosinus meridiei DSM 13257 window:
- a CDS encoding ABC transporter permease gives MSNLIDDRVSKETQVTNISQEHIDYLHRVRMEKISVRVIQILIFGVAFLLWEICANTKIVDPFITSQPSRVFNTMVRLYEDGVLFHHIGITCWEAFVGFVLGTLVGTIIAIMLWWSEFLCKILEPYLVILNSLPKIALGPVFIVWIGAGPPAIIVMTLAISLIVTVLEVLNGFLTVDREKIKLVQTFGGSKYQVLTKVVLPASYPTIINALKINVGLSWVGVIVGEFLVSKAGLGYLIVYGGQVFKLDLVMTSVIILGVAAAVMYQGVVYLEKMLVKNKA, from the coding sequence AGGATGGAAAAAATCTCAGTGCGAGTTATTCAAATACTAATCTTTGGTGTGGCTTTCTTGCTTTGGGAAATATGTGCTAATACCAAAATAGTAGATCCATTTATTACAAGTCAGCCGTCGAGAGTTTTTAATACAATGGTTCGCCTTTATGAAGATGGGGTTCTTTTTCATCATATTGGAATAACCTGTTGGGAAGCCTTCGTGGGCTTTGTCTTAGGAACCCTTGTCGGGACGATAATAGCCATAATGTTGTGGTGGTCTGAATTTTTGTGCAAAATCTTAGAACCATACTTAGTAATTCTAAATAGTTTGCCTAAAATTGCCTTGGGTCCAGTTTTTATTGTATGGATTGGTGCGGGGCCTCCGGCGATTATTGTTATGACTTTAGCTATTTCACTGATCGTAACAGTTTTGGAAGTGTTAAACGGCTTCTTAACGGTTGATCGAGAGAAGATCAAACTTGTTCAGACCTTTGGCGGTTCAAAATATCAAGTCCTTACAAAAGTAGTGCTTCCGGCTTCTTACCCTACGATTATCAATGCTTTGAAAATCAATGTGGGCTTGTCATGGGTAGGGGTTATTGTTGGAGAATTTTTAGTTTCTAAAGCGGGGTTAGGTTATCTCATTGTCTACGGGGGGCAAGTATTTAAACTAGACCTAGTTATGACTAGTGTCATTATTTTAGGTGTGGCAGCAGCGGTCATGTATCAGGGGGTGGTTTACCTTGAAAAGATGCTTGTGAAAAACAAGGCTTGA
- a CDS encoding ABC transporter substrate-binding protein gives MFRKRFMPVLITVILGISMVLSGCNKQTELTKVKLSEVTHSVFYAPQYVAMSKGFFKEEGLEVELTNGQGADKVMTAVLSGQVDIGFAGPEASVYVHNEGKENNSVVFAQLTNGDGTFLMGREPDPDFKWSDLKGKTVIGGRKGGMPAIVLQYVLSKNGMAVGKDVSIDTTMQFAAMPGAFIGGQGDYVIIFEPTASSMEKEGKAYIVASLGKESGEVPYTAYFAKKSMIEKNPELIQKFTNAIYKGQKWVASHTPEEIALAIKLQFPEENDQILISAIKRYKEQNSWKTDPILQENDFYLLQQIIKDAGELNKIAPYEKVVTKQFGENAIKNVK, from the coding sequence ATGTTTAGAAAAAGATTTATGCCCGTACTTATTACCGTGATTCTTGGGATTTCTATGGTGCTCTCTGGTTGCAACAAGCAAACTGAGCTGACTAAGGTTAAATTATCTGAGGTTACCCATTCTGTTTTCTATGCTCCCCAGTATGTAGCAATGAGTAAGGGGTTCTTTAAAGAGGAAGGACTTGAGGTTGAACTAACTAATGGCCAAGGCGCTGATAAGGTTATGACCGCCGTATTATCAGGCCAAGTAGACATTGGTTTCGCTGGACCTGAGGCGAGTGTCTACGTCCATAACGAGGGAAAAGAGAATAACAGCGTTGTTTTTGCCCAGTTGACCAACGGGGATGGAACGTTTCTAATGGGCAGAGAACCTGATCCTGACTTTAAATGGAGTGATCTGAAAGGAAAGACCGTAATCGGCGGACGTAAAGGTGGAATGCCAGCGATTGTCCTCCAGTATGTGTTGAGCAAAAATGGCATGGCGGTAGGAAAAGATGTCTCCATTGACACGACGATGCAATTCGCGGCAATGCCCGGAGCTTTTATAGGAGGGCAAGGGGATTATGTAATTATCTTTGAACCTACTGCATCAAGCATGGAGAAAGAAGGTAAAGCTTATATAGTTGCTTCTTTAGGTAAAGAGAGTGGAGAAGTTCCTTATACTGCCTATTTTGCGAAGAAGAGTATGATCGAAAAAAATCCAGAGCTTATTCAGAAGTTTACGAACGCCATCTATAAAGGGCAGAAGTGGGTAGCAAGTCATACTCCTGAAGAAATTGCCTTGGCTATAAAGCTTCAATTCCCGGAAGAAAACGACCAAATTCTTATTAGTGCTATTAAGCGTTATAAAGAACAAAACTCTTGGAAAACAGACCCTATTCTCCAGGAAAATGATTTTTATCTCTTGCAGCAAATCATTAAAGATGCCGGAGAGCTTAACAAAATAGCACCTTACGAAAAAGTTGTCACAAAGCAATTTGGGGAAAATGCTATAAAGAATGTTAAGTAA